The DNA segment AGAAATAACCAtattaaaaaaacgaaaataattaCCATTAACAGAAACACGTGATAAAATAAATACTGAAACCTATCACTTTACCCCTGAGTTGTGTCTTCCCCTGTGTTTCAGATTTTACTCGCAGCCGCCATGTGCGGAATCCTCGCAGTGTTGGGTTGCGTCGACAAATCTCAGGCCAAGCGCGCTCGCATCATCGAATTGTCTCGCAGGTCGCGCgcatttctttatctttctcttcttccattCGTTTCTCGGAACacgaatttttgtttttatattcatGCTACTAATCGTTTTTGCTTTCACTTTATGTAgcaaaacaaaagagaaaacctttttttttttggtcatGCTTCATTAAATTATATGTTACTGCTTTAGAAGGATTTCTTAATGTTTGACtatgtttgttttgttaattaGAGGAGTTTCTTAGGCAACAGAGAATCTCTCTCTCATTTTTCTGATTTGTGTGTGGTTGTGATGGATATGAAAAATGTAGGTTGCGGCATAGAGGTCCTGATTGGAGTGGCATACATTGCCATGATGATTGTTACCTTGCTCATCAAAGGCTTGCTATTGTTGACCCTACTTCAGGGGATCAACCTTTGTACAACGAAGACAAGACTGTTGTTGTCACCGTATGTGTCTTTGTGCCATTATAAAAGATATGTGCATTTTTCAGGAATATTCATTTCACTAAAGGAtgcattgtttttgttttctggaTAGTGTTATAGGGAACGCACttacatgatttttattttgctttttttatCCTCATACCACATATTATTGAAACTACGCCATTAGGTTAATGGGGAGATATACAACCACAAACAATTGAGACAGAAACTGAGTTCTCATCAATTTCGAACTGGTAGTGATTGTGAAGTGATTGCCCATCTTGTAAGTGTTTTAGAATCAGCTACATTTGATACGCAGTCTATCATTAGCCCATAAATTATGaatctttgtttttgttgtaattaTGATGCCAGTATGAAGAGTATGGGGAGGAATTTGTTAACATGCTGGATGGGATGTTCGCCTTTATTCTTCTTGATACTCGAGATAAAAGTTTTATTGCTGCTCGTGATGCTATTGGCATTACCCCTCTTTATTTGGGCTGGGGTCTTGATGGTATGTGGCTTTGCCTTCTGCTTGTTATGACATTCTTACATTTTCGGTTCAATCTGGATGTTGCTTAACCTCTCAAATAATGCTACCTATGGTTGAATTTAAGTAAATCCAAGTGAAGCCTGATGTGGATatgttaactatttttaaataaagtggGATAAATGTATTATGTAAGTCATCCCAGTCGCTCCAAATCTCCTACAACCGAATACCCGGCTTTAGTAACTCCTGCAGAATCTGAGTTTCAACTCAGTACACTTTTTTATGTAGTTTTTTCTATACATGTGCTTTCTTATGgtataaataacacaaaatttAATGTTGTTTGCCAAAAGTTGATCCCGTTGTGgtaatttcaataaattatgactaaattctttatttcaaatttctttatacCTTAATATGACTTTATTACATCATCCTTTGCTTTTTACATTTTGGAACATATTCTAGTTTTTCAAAGGCGAGTAAAAGAAGCGTCTTTTTCTCTCCTGCACATAatcatctttttttattctgaacTAGAATCAATTTTggatagaaaatttatattgcCTTATTTACTTGGATATACATGTCTTATTTGTTGTAACTTGGCATGgctgttcttttcttttttttaatcccATGAACGgattaaatgttattatttgcAGGATCAACATGGTTTGCATCTGAAATGAAAGCTCTGAGTGATGATTGTGAGAGATTCATGTCATTTCCTCCGGGGCATATATATTCCAGCAAACAAGGTATCAATAATGTCATTTATTGTCTTCTCTGTTTATGATTCTTGTAATTCCCATATTTTTACATGCAGATATTGTACCACTAGTAAATGctgttaaaatttgttatatttgcAGGAGGATTAAGAAGGTGGTACAATCCACCATGGTTTTCGGAGATTGTTCCATCAACTCCCTATGATCCAATACTTTTGCGTGAGACCTTCGAGAGGGTAAGCTGTTATTGTGAATCATGGTATTTATCTCCCCATTTCTGAGAACTCAATTCTACTGCATTTGCTTGAAAAATGGTTAGAATTTTAGGTGATCAAGTTCACCCTTTCTCTGTGGAACTTCCTTTGGTGTAATGGAGTCACATACTAACTGATAGCATGGTTGATTATCATAACATCTTTTTTTAGCGCTTTGTTTGGTTTCACGGTATATCATGCAGGCTGTGGTTAAGAGAATGATGACTGATGTACCCTTTGGAGTTCTTTTGTCGGGAGGATTGGACTCATCACTTGTTGCCTCTATGGTCAATCGTTATTTAGCGGAATCTGAGGCGGCTCGTCAATGGGGATCACAGTTGCATACTTTCTGTATTGGTTTAAAGGTCAGAATAAGTTGCGTTATGCTTCTTCAACGAAAGGAAAGCTAGTGTACCAGCTTTCATATTCTTCATGATCTGACGTTTCCTTCATGCAGGGCTCTCCGGACTTGAAAGCTGCAAAAGAGGTAGCAGATTATCTTGGTACTCGTCACCACGAACTTTATTTCACGGTTCAGGTGATCATCTCTCAcaatctattaattttatttttttttctaatgagcTTTCTATTGCCACTCAGAAGCAATCTTGTATATTGCTGTATCAGGAAGGTATAGATGCACTTGAAGAAGTCATTTACCATATTGAAACATATGACGTAACGACTATCAGAGCAAGTACTCCAATGTTTCTTATGTCCAGGAAAATTAAATCCTTGGGAGTGAAAATGGTTCTTTCTGGAGAAGGTTCAGATGAAATATTTGGAGGTTACCTGTATTTTCATAAGGCACCTAACAAGAAAGAGCTTCACGAAGAAACTTGTCGAAAAGTAATgtgtaataatttttatgtaattctgtttgatttaatttattttgcgAAGTTTTATGagcttaaatatatattttctccctttttctctttttcattttatgcaTTACttgtttattcaatttttagtCGCTTTGATGATTTGACAGATTAAAGCTCTTCATCTTTATGACTGCCTGAGAGCCAATAAGTCAACTGCAGCATGGGGAGTTGAGGCCCGTGTACCATTCTTGGATAAAGAATTTATCGAAGTAGCAATGAGTATGGATCCGGAGTGGAAAATGGTATTTTACATTTACGTTTTTCTGTTTTCATCTTCTTATGATCCGGAGTGGAAAATGGTATTTTACATTTACGTTTTTCTGTTTTCATCTTCTTATGCTACATAACTGTTCTATCTATCCCATCTTATGATTGGGTTGCTTGCACGTGCATTTAGTGGTGGATTTTCAGAACTTGGTTACTtaaacctttttcatttttgtacaaatttttttaattataaaaaatatttttcaggtGGTGTTCAAGACTTGAAATTTTCCGTTCCTAACTTGTCTATTTTCTTGTGAATCTCCAGGAATATACTTCCTTATACAACACTTAGGAATAATATATTACAGTTACTCATTATGAAAAAGTATGTTTTCACCTATGAAGCTAAGAATTTTATGTCCACTTATCCACAAGTAATTCTAGAGATTTTGTTTATACTACTCTTCTAACAGATGCAgaaattttcattctcataaTTTGTTTAGTAATGTTAGTTTTTTCAAGTTCTGCCATTTTCTGCAATGTTGATTTAGATTGCGTACCTTActgttaaacaaatttaaaggcCATTTTAACTGTTTCCCTTTAGTTTAATTGTTCAAGTTTGTTTTCTATGGTTATCTTGATTTTACGGCTTTAAGAAGTTGTTCTGGTTGATTTTGCAATCTTTTAATAAGTTCATCTTGTTGACTTCATTTTCAATCTCTTTATGAAACTCTTGACAAATTTGCGCAGATAAGGCGTGATCTTGGAAGGATAGAGAAGTGGGTATTACGCAATGCATTTGATGATGAAAAGAATCCATATTTACCAAAGGTTTGTATCAACTACTGCATCATGCTTATTCTCGTGTGTTGCAGGGTTTCAGTAGTAATTCTGTTTTGGTTTGTCTGTTTTTTCAGCACATATTATACAGGCAGAAGGAACAGTTCAGTGACGGGGTTGGTTACAGTTGGATTGATGCCTTGAAGGATCACGCTGATAAACAAGTAGGTTTTAACTTGTGATggtaaaatttttggatgtaATGCCAATAGTTCTAATAAACCGTCTCTTGATAAAATGGTCAGGTCCCAGATGCAACAATGCATGCTGCCAGTTTTATTTACCCTGAAAACACTCCTACTACAAAAGAAGGATACCTCTACAGGACAATTTTTGAGAAGTTCTTTCCGAAGGTAAGATGGACGTAAAGAACCTTGCCTTCTAATATGCACGCATTGGTTTACTTGTTAAAATTCAAATCTTTCTAAACCTGATTCTGATAATGTTTAACCATTTTAACAGAATGCAGCAAGGGCAACAGTTCCAGGGGGTCCTAGTGTGGCATGCAGTACTGCAAAAGCTGTGGAATGGGATGCGGCATGGTCCAAAAATCTTGACCCTTCTGGTCGTGCGGCGCTTGGTGTTCATGAAGCTTCATATGATACGGTGGATACCAAAGTTGACAAACCCAAAAATGGAAcactttaaacaaaaaaaagtgtACGCAATAACTGTCAAGTCAAGTGGGAATTTAAATTCAAGTAGATGAAACTAATGAATGGCGGGGTTGTTTTTATTTGTAGCTTAAATTAATACGTAGGTCTTAAactatttgtttctttttcttgaataatTATCTAcgtttaaaagtttttaatctGTAATTGGACCTTTTCATTACATTTCGATTAAAGTTTTGTTGTATAAAAGGACtcaactgattttttttttttaactagcTCTGACATTagtatttttaagaaaaaacaactgACCCGTTCCTTGTGGTAGGCCtgtttgaaaatgattaaatacCTAGGATCTTACAAATTACTTTAGCCTTCATTTTTACTGCATTTTCAGAAAGTTTTAGAACTCTGCAGCAgagtaaaattatattcatgCTGATATATACCTATAAAAATACCATCTTTTCTTCGGCATTTACCTGGGACACAAGGTCCACATCATAGAGTTCTTTCTCGTCTTTTGACATCTGCTTAAAGACAAACACTTAAAAATTTGCTCCATCTTATATTCTGAACAAAATTGGTAAACATTTTTTCAAGTAGGGACTCCATATATACATGCTTGGTAATATTTACATATAGGTTAGTGCTTAGTAAGAAAATATGTTGATACATAAAATGTCTCCATTACATCGTAATATGAACTTCGCATTGCTCACTTCACAACACTAGAGGCCAGAGGGAAAGTGACCATTCAATGAATGCCAAGTGCAAACCATTTGATTCGACCAGATTCCAGGTAGAGTATTTTATGTCATGTCAGTGTAATCCATATTCACCATCGGCAGATCCCAGGTGCTTCTGTTCTGCTCATTGCTAGCACTTCCTCATATTTTGAAGCATATACAAAGCCCCATAACTGCATGAATGTCACAGACCAATTAACTTTCTCATTTACAAATAagtaaacttttataaaagtaCACTCTTTGCAGTTAAACCAATtacaatttaacttttttacctTGATAAACTGCGAAGTCTTTTAATACATAATTCCATTAGACAAATTaccaaaatacattttcaattcTGACAAGAGAACAGTATGAAATAGAACTGCATCTAAATTTTGTTCGTATAAGGTTATCATCGTTTCAGCAGTCATTTCACaatgttttaatttactttttatggATCCCACTGTGTCATATCATTCTTGAAACCTTCTTGCAACTATTACTTCATATAAAGGTGACCTTATTTAATTGTTGgcataaataaatgtttttaagacAAAAATGCTTATTTATTCTTGTGTTGTAGAGTATTTTATGTCATGTCAGTGTAATCCATCAGAGAGATCCTAAAGATTCAAGTATTAAACTTATGACCTAGGGAATGTCCTCTGAAGTGGAAATACCCTAAATGGTTCACAAGTAGCTAGCATAAAACAAAGGTTGTAGGGGTGGGGTGTGTGCAATGAGAAGCAAAAGGGGGAACTTTGTGTGCACCTCTACTTCCTTCACTTCAAAATCTTCAGAATTTGCAAGGCAAGGATTCCCATAAGTTTCTGAGACTGAACTTGAACCATTCAATCTTCAAGTAAGAAGAGATTATAGAAACAAAAACTCAGGCTCATGATGTTTGACTGAAAGCAGGCTAGCACAGATTCGGAAAAGATTGTACAATGAAAAGTACAGAGCTCTTACAGATCACCATCCAGATAAAGTGCAAAATGACCTCCTCCACCAATTGCTAAATAGTCAGTGTTGCAAAGTGTGAAATAGCGATTGACTCCTGCAAATATTGTGGTCAATTCAGTAAAGCATGTGAAGAGAATTTCACAGCAAGCCAGATATTCACTCTATGCAACCATGTGTATGAATTGAATGCTAAGATAGGTGCCATGTCATACGCTGAGCAACTTTAGCAGTATAGCCTCACTTTTCTTTTGCACTGCAAATCTCAAATAATGCCTCTAGCAGCTGCTAAATCTTACAAACAATATTACACCGTTATAacattttcttccttcaatttTCCAATATTCTACTAGACCAACTATTAATACCAGAAAATTCATCATCTTTTAATGATTCATTGATTTCAGATGAATAGGAAAGTATCATGTGTAAAATAAAATCTCATTGCCAAGTTAATCAGTTAATGTAGCAGACAAAATTATggcataaaagaaaagaaaatcaagcaTCCCTCAAAGGGAATTGACTCTGGTAATAACGGATGTAATGTAGATACCTGTTGGGCGATATATGACAGGGTGACCAGAGATATTTGTGAAAACAAATGTATTGTTTGTTCCCTGTACAAAATCTTTTgtcaaatcaataaaacaagTAGCACAATTGCAGTCAATCTATCAaataaccaataaaataaaatgacttttgGTATGACCTGGTATTTCTTCTTGCTAGATGATCTGAGAGGTGCTTCAACAATGCTGCCAAATACT comes from the Vigna radiata var. radiata cultivar VC1973A chromosome 2, Vradiata_ver6, whole genome shotgun sequence genome and includes:
- the LOC106756016 gene encoding asparagine synthetase [glutamine-hydrolyzing] 3, translating into MCGILAVLGCVDKSQAKRARIIELSRRLRHRGPDWSGIHCHDDCYLAHQRLAIVDPTSGDQPLYNEDKTVVVTVNGEIYNHKQLRQKLSSHQFRTGSDCEVIAHLYEEYGEEFVNMLDGMFAFILLDTRDKSFIAARDAIGITPLYLGWGLDGSTWFASEMKALSDDCERFMSFPPGHIYSSKQGGLRRWYNPPWFSEIVPSTPYDPILLRETFERAVVKRMMTDVPFGVLLSGGLDSSLVASMVNRYLAESEAARQWGSQLHTFCIGLKGSPDLKAAKEVADYLGTRHHELYFTVQEGIDALEEVIYHIETYDVTTIRASTPMFLMSRKIKSLGVKMVLSGEGSDEIFGGYLYFHKAPNKKELHEETCRKIKALHLYDCLRANKSTAAWGVEARVPFLDKEFIEVAMSMDPEWKMIRRDLGRIEKWVLRNAFDDEKNPYLPKHILYRQKEQFSDGVGYSWIDALKDHADKQVPDATMHAASFIYPENTPTTKEGYLYRTIFEKFFPKNAARATVPGGPSVACSTAKAVEWDAAWSKNLDPSGRAALGVHEASYDTVDTKVDKPKNGTL